DNA sequence from the Calditerrivibrio sp. genome:
ATATATCATCAGAAAATATCTTTCTTATCTGGTTAGAACCAGACGGTGTTGTCGTGGTGACCAAAATATCATAATCTGTAAACTCAGATTTAATGCCCCTTATCAAACTTAAAGAAGCATTAACTTCACCCAAAGATAAAGCATGTATCAATATTATTTTTTTATCACTTTTTGGATATCTAAAAAACCCGATTCTTTCATCTAATCTTCTTCTATAATCTTTATTTTTAAAACCTTTAATAAACAATCTTAAAAATAAAAAAGGAAGTAATATAAAAAATAAAACATTATAGAAAAATAGAAAAAATCTAATCATCCAACCTTAATAACTCCCTCTTGGGTCTATTTTTAAAAAAAATTTTCCAGGCAAAACCTAACAAACTATCACCATAACTTACAGCTTTTCTTGGTATAGCAAAAGGATCCACATCTTTTCTTAATGTTGCCCTCTCACATGTAACAGCAGTAAGATAACCTGCCTCCTTAACAGTTCTCATGATCTCTATATTGTGATAACCATAAGGATAACAAAAATGATCAACATTACAACCTAAAAGATCTTCAAGTATCTTTTTACTTTTTATAATATCATCTTTTGCAATGTAATATTCACATTCAGTCAACCTCAAATGACTATAGCCGTGGGAGCCTATCTCTATACCATATTTTATAATATCCCTTATCTGGGATAAAGACATTAGCTTTGCTGGATAATGCCCATCTTTTTCAAGCCAATCAGCTTTTTCACCTATCTTGCCAGCAAGAACATATACAACTGCAGTAAATCCATATTTTTGCAAAAGAGGGAGAGCATATTCATAAAAATTTTC
Encoded proteins:
- a CDS encoding polysaccharide deacetylase family protein, translated to MPKIDVIMYHQIGRFKKMSSHKATYCDVKRFENQLRLLKFNGFKSISMGQLYLYLKGEVASLPEKCVVLTFDDGYENFYEYALPLLQKYGFTAVVYVLAGKIGEKADWLEKDGHYPAKLMSLSQIRDIIKYGIEIGSHGYSHLRLTECEYYIAKDDIIKSKKILEDLLGCNVDHFCYPYGYHNIEIMRTVKEAGYLTAVTCERATLRKDVDPFAIPRKAVSYGDSLLGFAWKIFFKNRPKRELLRLDD